AAACAAGCAACATAAGCAGATAAATCAGCGGTAACTTAAAACCATTGTCACACACATTATAGCCGTTGCCGGCGTGGACACTATACCATGCGACGACATCTAATATGATTAACGCAAAAGCCCAAAAGCGCGTTGCTAAACCAATTACCAAGCCTATCGCACCTATGACCTCGGTCCATGTTGCAATGAACCAACTAATATCAGTGGGTATGACATTAAAGGGAAACGGAAAATCATCGGCGATATTGTCAAACCAATTGCTACCGTTTAGCTTTTGTTGTCCTGCCTCCCAAAATTCCCAGGCTAGGAACAACCGCAGCAACAGCATCGAGAAAAAACTGCCAAAGGCGGAAAGTTTTGCATATATAATATCAATAATAGACATAATTAACCCTCCCGTAGTGGAATACCAATTATTGCATATTATCACACATTTGGGCAAACCTCTTGGCCATTACATCACCGGTGCCATTCTATATTTTGTATATATGGGACATAATGCTAAGTTAAGCTACAGTTTCGTGA
The genomic region above belongs to Chromatiales bacterium and contains:
- a CDS encoding DoxX family protein, yielding MSIIDIIYAKLSAFGSFFSMLLLRLFLAWEFWEAGQQKLNGSNWFDNIADDFPFPFNVIPTDISWFIATWTEVIGAIGLVIGLATRFWAFALIILDVVAWYSVHAGNGYNVCDNGFKLPLIYLLMLLVLLFSGAGKISVDYVINWLRK